The genomic window TCCGACGCCGGGAAAAGCGTTGTGGTGGCGGGGATCTGCCGCATGCTGGCCAGGAAGGGCGTGCGGGTGGCGCCGTTCAAGGCGCAGAACATGTCCAACAACTCGGTCGTCACGCTGGACGGCGGCGAGATCGGACGCGCGCAGGCGTTGCAGGCGCAGGCCTGCGGCCTGGAGCCGAGCGTGCGGTTCAACCCCGTGCTGTTGAAACCGGGCAGTGATCGTCGCTCGCAGCTCGTGGTGCGCGGCAAGGCCGTCGGAACCGTCGGCGCGGCCGACTATTTCCGGCACCGGCAGGATTTGCGCGCGGTCGTCGCGGCCGAACTCGACGCACTGCGAGCCGAATTCGACGTGGTGATCTGCGAGGGCGCGGGATCGCCCGCCGAGATCAACCTGCGCGCCACCGATCTGGCGAACATGGGGCTGGCCGAGGCGGCGGGGCTGCCGGTGCTCGTCGTCGGCGACATCGATCGCGGCGGGGTGCTCGCGCACCTGTTCGGCACGCTGGCCGTCCTGGAACCCGAGGATCAGCGGCTCATCGCGGGTTTCGTGATCAACAAGTTTCGCGGTGACGTCGAGTTGCTGCGGCCGGGCTTGGATCGGCTCACCGAGCTGACCGGGCGGCCAACCCTCGGTGTCGTCCCGTTCGACGAAGATCTGTGGATCGACGCCGAGGACTCGCTCGGCACCGTCGCCGACGCACCGGTCGGTCGTCCGGCCGCACCCGCGGGAACGGAATGGCTGACGGTCGCCGCCGTCCGGCTGCCCCGCATCTCCAACTCCACCGACGTCGAGGCGCTGGCCTGCGAACCCGGCGTCGCGGTGCGCTGGGTGCGCGATCCCTCCCGACTGGCCGACGCCGACCTGGTGGTGTTGCCCGGCAGCAAGTCGACGGTGTCGGACCTGGACTGGTTGCGCCGCAGCGGGATCGCCGCAGCCCTGCTCGAGCGCGCCGCGGCCGGGCGGCCCATTCTCGGCATCTGCGGCGGTTACCAGATGCTCGGCCGCCGCATCGTCGACGACGTCGAATCGGCGGCGGGCACGGTCGACGGACTGGGCTTGCTGGACTTGGACGTCGAGTTCGCCGAGCCGAAGGTGCTGCGTTGCACCGAAGGTCGCGGCAGCGCGAACTCCATGACGTCCACCGAAGGTATTCCGTTGCACGGCTACGAGATCCACCACGGCCGCGTGACGCGCAGCGGCGATCCGGCGTGGCTCGTGGCCGCCGGGGAACCTGAGGGCAGTGTTCGTGGCGCGATCTGGGGAACGCATCTGCACGGGCTCATGGAATCCGACGACTTCCGCCGCGCTTGGCTGCGCGAGGTCGCCGACCGGGCGGGCCGCACGGGTTTCGTTGCCGCCGAAGCGACTTCGGTCGCCGCCGTGCGGACCGCCCAACTGGATCTGCTCGCGGATCTGATGGAGAACCATCTGGACACGAACCTGCTCGAGAAGCTGATCACCTCGGGCGCCCCAGCGGGCATGCCCACGCTTCGTTCGGGTCTCGTCGTGCCGGACGTGGATTCCCCGCGCTAGTCCCGGCGCAGGCGGAACTCCGCTCGGCCGCTACCGGTGCGGCTGGGTGACCTCCTTCGGCAGGGGATCGCTCATGGCGACACCCGAACCGGTCCACGTGTAGGTGATCGTGACCGGACCGCCCTGCGGTGCGGCGAACGGCTCGTCGGCCACCAGCCACTTGTACTGGACGCTGACCGAGTTGCCGTTCGAGCCAGCCACGTGCGTGAACGCGTAGGGCTCGGAAGTCGCCGTGCCCAAGTACTTTCCGTCGTGGAAGAACATCACGTGGATCGGCGCGCCCGCCGAATTTCCGCCTACGGCTCGCACCCACAGCAACTGCCCGCAGCTACCCGGCTGGTCGGTCGATACCTGCGTGGCAACCCAGCCTTCGCCCAGTCCGGCCAGCGCGGTGCGCACGCCCGCCGAGGCGGGGTCGACGCAGCGTCCGGGGCCGCTGATGTCGTCGGTCGGCGCGGGCGTGGTGACGACAGGGGTGGACGGGTCGGGCTGCTGCGGCGCTTGTGTCGCGGCGGGTGGTGGGTTCGTCCCTGGCTCGGACGTGGCCGCTCCGCCGGGCGCCTGCGGACTCGGCGCCGCGGGCGCGGTCGTTCCGCCGGGCGTGGACGCGGCCCCCACCGTCGTCCGCTGTGTACTCGGCGTGGATTGCCCCGAGTCGTCGCTGCTACAGCCTGCGGCCAGTGCGGCCGCGGCGGCTATCAGCGCGGCCATGCGAACCATGTGGTTCATCGTCCCCTCGATTCTGTCGAGACCGTGCCATCGCACGCTCTCCTGTTCCATCGCTGGGCCCTATCGGCACGTTAGGCAGAGGAAATCGGGGCATCGTTAGGCTGACAGAGTGAATGTGCCTGCTGGCTTGTTGGTGACGGTCGCCGCGGATCTGGAGTCGGTGACGACGACCGGCCCGGAAGACGATCCGGCCGATGCCGGGGTGAGCCGCGCCGCGATCGATGCCGTGTGGGAGTCGGTGCGCGCGTGGTACCGGTTGGGGACCACACCGGCGATTCAGGTGTGCCTGCGGCGCGACGGGAAGATCCTGCTGAACCGGGCGATCGGGCACGGGTGGGGCAACGGTCCGGGGGATGGGCCGGACGTGCCGCGGGTGCTCGCGACGCCGGATCTGCCGTTCTGCGGTTTCTCCACCGCCAAGGGCGTCTCGGCGGCGCTGATGGCGATGCTGGCCGAGCAGGGCGCGTTCGCGCTGAACGACCCGGTGTGCGAATACATTCCGGAATTCGCCGCCAACGGCAAGGAGCGCATCACGATCGGCGACGTGCTGTCGCATTCGGCGGGCGTGCCGTTCGTGACCGCGCCGTACCGGGGCTACCAACTGGTGGTCGACGAGGAGCTGGCGGTGCGGGCGCTCGCCGATCTCCGGCCCAGCTGGCCGCCTGGTCGTTTCCGCGTCTACCACGCGCTTACCAGCGGTTTGATCCAGCGGCTTCTGGTCCAGCGGGCAACGGGAAAGCGGATGCGGGAACACTTGCACGAGCAGGTGCTCGCACCGCTCGGCTTCCGCTGGACCAACTTCGGCGTGCGGCCCGAGGAGGTCGACCAGGTGGTGCCGAGCGTGCCGGTCGGTCCCGGTCCGTCGCGGGTGTGGAAGTTCTTGGCGCGCAAGGCGCTCGGCGGCGGCATGGGCGGTGCCGTGAACGACGAGGCGACCCGCGCTTTCCTCACCGCGGAACTGCCGTCCGGCAATCTGGTCACCACCGCCTACGAACTGTCCCGCTTCTACGAAATCCTCGCGCGCGGAGGAGAACTGGACGGTGTCCGGATCATGCGACCGGAGACCCTGCGTGCGGCGGTGCGCCCGGCGAGCCGGATACCGGGGGCGGCGGGCCGGGTCAGCGTAGCGGGCTACGAGCTCGGCGGCAGCCGTTCGAAGTTCGGCCGCCACACCGAAACCCATTTCGGCCGCAGCGGACTCACCACGCAGTACGGCTGGGCCGACCCCGCCCGCGGCCTCTCCGGCGCCATCCTCACCAGCGGCAAGGCGACCGGCGACACCAACCGCCCCTGGCAACTGGTCGCCCAGATCTCGGCGGCGGTCCCTCGCCACGAGCCCTGATCCGGTCCGCCCGCTACCTCGCCCAGGACGATCCCGACCAGTCCGAGCGGGCCGGTCAGGTCATCGAGGGGCTGAGCAAGAACCGCCCCGGCTACGTGACGATGCTCGTGCTCACCGAGATCCACCGGGTGCTGCGCCGCCGGTACGGGCTGGACGCCGAGACCGTCACCGAGATCATGCTGGGCCTG from Nocardia bhagyanarayanae includes these protein-coding regions:
- a CDS encoding serine hydrolase gives rise to the protein MNVPAGLLVTVAADLESVTTTGPEDDPADAGVSRAAIDAVWESVRAWYRLGTTPAIQVCLRRDGKILLNRAIGHGWGNGPGDGPDVPRVLATPDLPFCGFSTAKGVSAALMAMLAEQGAFALNDPVCEYIPEFAANGKERITIGDVLSHSAGVPFVTAPYRGYQLVVDEELAVRALADLRPSWPPGRFRVYHALTSGLIQRLLVQRATGKRMREHLHEQVLAPLGFRWTNFGVRPEEVDQVVPSVPVGPGPSRVWKFLARKALGGGMGGAVNDEATRAFLTAELPSGNLVTTAYELSRFYEILARGGELDGVRIMRPETLRAAVRPASRIPGAAGRVSVAGYELGGSRSKFGRHTETHFGRSGLTTQYGWADPARGLSGAILTSGKATGDTNRPWQLVAQISAAVPRHEP
- a CDS encoding cobyric acid synthase; this translates as MKGALLVAGTTSDAGKSVVVAGICRMLARKGVRVAPFKAQNMSNNSVVTLDGGEIGRAQALQAQACGLEPSVRFNPVLLKPGSDRRSQLVVRGKAVGTVGAADYFRHRQDLRAVVAAELDALRAEFDVVICEGAGSPAEINLRATDLANMGLAEAAGLPVLVVGDIDRGGVLAHLFGTLAVLEPEDQRLIAGFVINKFRGDVELLRPGLDRLTELTGRPTLGVVPFDEDLWIDAEDSLGTVADAPVGRPAAPAGTEWLTVAAVRLPRISNSTDVEALACEPGVAVRWVRDPSRLADADLVVLPGSKSTVSDLDWLRRSGIAAALLERAAAGRPILGICGGYQMLGRRIVDDVESAAGTVDGLGLLDLDVEFAEPKVLRCTEGRGSANSMTSTEGIPLHGYEIHHGRVTRSGDPAWLVAAGEPEGSVRGAIWGTHLHGLMESDDFRRAWLREVADRAGRTGFVAAEATSVAAVRTAQLDLLADLMENHLDTNLLEKLITSGAPAGMPTLRSGLVVPDVDSPR
- a CDS encoding LppP/LprE family lipoprotein, yielding MNHMVRMAALIAAAAALAAGCSSDDSGQSTPSTQRTTVGAASTPGGTTAPAAPSPQAPGGAATSEPGTNPPPAATQAPQQPDPSTPVVTTPAPTDDISGPGRCVDPASAGVRTALAGLGEGWVATQVSTDQPGSCGQLLWVRAVGGNSAGAPIHVMFFHDGKYLGTATSEPYAFTHVAGSNGNSVSVQYKWLVADEPFAAPQGGPVTITYTWTGSGVAMSDPLPKEVTQPHR